ACGGCTGGGATTATGGAAACACCTGTTTTCAGACCGGTTTTACATTGAGCTGGTGCGCACTGGGCGACCGGAGGAAGAACGCTATGTGCATCTTGTCATGCCATTGGCGGAAGGCAGTCAGACTCCCGTAGTCGCGACCAATGACGTTTGTTTTGCGGATATGGAGGATTTTGAAGCGCATGAGGCGCGTGTGTGTATTCATCAAGGACGCATACTTGCCGATCCGAAACGCCCCCGAAATTACTCACCGCATCAATATCTTAAGTCTCCACAAGAGATGCAGGAGCTATTTGAGGACATACCGGAGGCAATTGACAATACCGTTGAAATCGCCAAGCGCTGTAATGTTGAGCTGCCGCTTGGCACATACTTTTTGCCAGAGTTTCCGATTCCGGATGGCATGACGCTTGAGTCTTATTTTCGAAAAGTGGCCGAGGAAGGCCTGGAAAAGCGTCTTCAGCAACTGTTTGACCCGACGGCTCCGGATTTTCCGGATAAGCGCAAACCCTATGATGAGCGGCTCAACACTGAAATTGACATCATCATCCAAATGGGGTTTCCGGGTTACTTTTTGATAGTGGCGGACTTTATTCAGTGGGCCAAGAAAAATGGAATTCCAGTGGGACCGGGGCGTGGCTCTGGCGCCGGTTCGTTGGTTGCCTATGCTTTGCAAATCACAGAATTGGACCCACTCGCCTATGACTTACTGTTCGAACGCTTCCTGAACCCGGAGCGCGTCTCAATGCCAGACTTTGACGTGGACTTTTGCATGGAAGGACGCGATCGCGTGATTGACTATGTCGCGGAGAAGTACGGCCGGGGTGCGGTGTCGCAAATTATCACCTTTGGTACGATGGCGGCGAAAGCGGTGGTGCGCGATGTGGGGAGAGTCTTAGGTAAGCCGTATGGAATGTGCGACCGACTTTCCAAAATGATCCCAAATGATGTCGGCATCACACTTGATGCAGCTTTTGAGCGTGAAGAAAGCATTCGGCAGGCTTACCAAGAAGACGAAGAAATTAGAGAAATTTGGGATCTCGCCAAAAAACTTGAAGGCGTCATTCGCGGTCATGGCAAGCATGCAGGTGGTGTTGTGATCGCACCAGGTCGCCTGACAGACTATGTTCCGGTCCTCTGCGACGAGCATGGACAAAATCTGGTGACCCAGTTCGACAAAGACGATGTGGAAGCCGCCGGGTTGGTCAAATTTGATTTCCTTGGCCTAAGAACGTTGACCATCATCGATTGGGCGGTGCAAACCATCAATCGTTTGCGTTCGGAGCAGGGCCTTCCGGCCATTGACGTCAATCAACTTGACCTGACAGATCGTGCTGCGTACGCCTTGATGCAAAAAGGGGATACGACAGCGGTATTCCAATTGGAATCTGCTGGCATGAAAACGCTGATCCGCCAATTAAAACCTTCAACATTTGAGGACATCGTGGCCTTGGTGGCGTTGTTCCGGCCAGGACCCTTGGGCTCTGGAATGCATATTGACTTTGTGAACAGAAAGCATGGTCTGGAACAGGTAAAGTATCCACATCCTATGCTTGAGCCAATTCTTCGTCCGACTTACGGCACCATCCTCTATCAGGAACAGGTCATGCAAATTGCTCAAGTCATGGCGGGGTATTCGCTCGGTGGTGCGGACTTGTTGCGGCGTGCTATGGGCAAAAAGAAAAAAGAGGTCATGGATGAGCAGCGCGCCATTTTCGTAGCAGGTGCGGTCAAAAATGGGATTGATGAAGAAAAAGCGAATTCGATTTTCGACTTAATGCAGGAATTTGCCAAGTATGGCTTTAACAAGTCACATTCGGCCGCTTATGCGCTGGTCTCTTTTCAAACCGCTTGGCTAAAGGCCCATTATCCGGCGGCTTTTCTTGCGGCTGTCATGTCTTCGGAAATGGACAACACGGATAAGGTCGTCATTTACGTAGATGATGCGCGTAGCCGGGGAATCACAGTGTTACCGCCGGACATCAATCGTGGCCAGTACCAGTTTTCTGTCAAAGATGAGAAGACGATTCTCTATGGGCTGGGCGCTATTAAAGGCGTCGGTCAGGCTGCCATTGATGCCATCGTTTCTGAACGTGATCAGAATGGCCCTTACCGTGATCTTTACGATTTTTGTGCACGTATCGATTTGCGTAAGGTCAACCGGCGAACACTGGAAGCCTTAATTAAAGGTGGCGCGATGGATTGTCTTGGACACCACAGAGCCGAATTGATGGCAAATTTGGATGAGGCGATCATGGCGGCTGAACAAAAGGAGAGGGATTTGGCGATTGGTCAGTCTGACTTGTTTGGCGGTCCTTTGCCGGGAGCCGAACAGGTGGCACGACACATGAAAAAGGTGAAGCCATGGCCAGAGAAATATCGATTAGCCATGGAAAAGGAAACGCTTGGGCTTTACTTGACCGGACATCCTTTTACGCGATTTGAAAAAGAGCTTGAACCGATGCTGTCCTACCGGTTGCGGGATGTGGCACCGACCAAAAAGGGAGAGACGGTCACCGTGGCAGGCTTGGTCATGGCGGTTAATGTCAAGCGCACTAAGGCAACTGGCGACGCATTTGGCATAGTGCTGCTTGATGACAAGACGGGGCGACTTGAGGTGATGGTTGGCCGGAATTTGTACGATCAATATGCGGCGTTTCTTGTCAAGGATAAAGTCATTATCGTCAATGGCGCTGTTTGGCCGGATAGACAGGAGCCAGATCGATACGTTTTACAGGCGCAGTCGCTTTGGAATCTTGAAACATTTCGAAGCGAGAGAATGAGTCATATTGCACTATATGTCGACCTCACTAAGTCGCCGTCGGATATGCAGATCAAGTTGAAACAGCAACTCGCGCCATATCAAGGAGGAACAACTCCGATCTCTTTGCATGTCCGAACAGAACTGGCTGAAGCTGTGATAGACTGTGGCGAAAATTGGCATGTGGTGCCGAGCGATGATCTCATCACTCGGTTAGAAGAACTGCTCGGCAAAGAAAACGTTATTTGTGTGTATTAACGGGTCGGTAACAGGCGGAAAAGATGAACCTGAATTTTCTCGAATTTGAACAACCAATTGCGGAACTGGAAGCACAAATTGAAGAACTCCGGCATTTGGGGAACGATACCAACATTAATATCTCGGAAGAAGTGGAGCGGTTACGCCGTAAGAGCGAAGAGCTGACACGACAAATTTTTAGTCGCCTTGATGCATGGCAGATCGCTCAGCTGGCCAGACATCCTTTACGTCCATATACGCTTGATTACATCGAGTATTTGTTTACCGAATACGATGAGATGTGTGGCGATCGAGCCTATGCGAACGACTACGCTTTGATTGGCGGTACCGCTCGTTTTCATGGCCAGCCGGTCGTTGTCATTGGCCATCAGAAAGGTCGGGAGACGCGCGAGAAAGTTAAGCGAAATTTCGGCATGCCTAGACCCGAAGGGTACCGAAAGGCAAAACGGCTAATGCAGTTGGCCGAAAAATTCTCCTTGCCCGTGATTACTTTTATTGACACACCTGGTGCATATCCTGGCATTGGGGCCGAGGAGCGTGGTCAGAGCGAGGCAATTGCCGCGAACTTGAAACTCATGTCAGGGCTTCGGACTCCAATTGTGGTGAATGTGATCGGGGAAGGGGGATCTGGTGGTGCATTGGCGATAGGTGTGGGCGATCGGGTCAATATGCTGCAGTACAGCACTTATTCTGTCATTTCCCCCGAAGGCTGTGCTTCGATTTTATGGAAGTCAGCGGAGAAGGCCAAGGAAGCAGCGCAAGCGATGGGCATCACAGCACACCGTTTGTTAGAACTGGGCTTGATTGATGCTGTCGTTGAAGAACCATTGGGCGGCGCACACCGCAATCCAAAACTGATGGCGGAACGCTTAGGGGCTCGGATTGCCGCTGATCTCGAAAGTTTAAAAGATTTGCCAGCGGATGAGCTGGTTTGCCAGCGCTATCAAAAAATTATGGCTTATTCGACGTTGAATTTTGGTTGATGATGAGTGAGCGTCAAGCAGCTTGAGGAAGCATTACTCTCATTTTATCGAAGACTTCCAGAGGGCCTGAAGGAGGCTACTTGGGTGATCGCATGCTCAGGTGGCCCCGATTCTG
The Gammaproteobacteria bacterium genome window above contains:
- the accA gene encoding acetyl-CoA carboxylase carboxyl transferase subunit alpha — encoded protein: MNLNFLEFEQPIAELEAQIEELRHLGNDTNINISEEVERLRRKSEELTRQIFSRLDAWQIAQLARHPLRPYTLDYIEYLFTEYDEMCGDRAYANDYALIGGTARFHGQPVVVIGHQKGRETREKVKRNFGMPRPEGYRKAKRLMQLAEKFSLPVITFIDTPGAYPGIGAEERGQSEAIAANLKLMSGLRTPIVVNVIGEGGSGGALAIGVGDRVNMLQYSTYSVISPEGCASILWKSAEKAKEAAQAMGITAHRLLELGLIDAVVEEPLGGAHRNPKLMAERLGARIAADLESLKDLPADELVCQRYQKIMAYSTLNFG
- a CDS encoding DNA polymerase III subunit alpha is translated as MSGFVHLRVHSDYSMVDGLIRAKQLPKLAAQRSMAAVALTDDSNLCGLVTFYKSALDQGIKPIVGCDVRVRDERFSDKPFRILLLAQNLTGYKRLIHLVSRAYTEGQRDGQPAIEFAWLAEDTNGLLALSGGCRGDIGRALLADKPDVAAERLGLWKHLFSDRFYIELVRTGRPEEERYVHLVMPLAEGSQTPVVATNDVCFADMEDFEAHEARVCIHQGRILADPKRPRNYSPHQYLKSPQEMQELFEDIPEAIDNTVEIAKRCNVELPLGTYFLPEFPIPDGMTLESYFRKVAEEGLEKRLQQLFDPTAPDFPDKRKPYDERLNTEIDIIIQMGFPGYFLIVADFIQWAKKNGIPVGPGRGSGAGSLVAYALQITELDPLAYDLLFERFLNPERVSMPDFDVDFCMEGRDRVIDYVAEKYGRGAVSQIITFGTMAAKAVVRDVGRVLGKPYGMCDRLSKMIPNDVGITLDAAFEREESIRQAYQEDEEIREIWDLAKKLEGVIRGHGKHAGGVVIAPGRLTDYVPVLCDEHGQNLVTQFDKDDVEAAGLVKFDFLGLRTLTIIDWAVQTINRLRSEQGLPAIDVNQLDLTDRAAYALMQKGDTTAVFQLESAGMKTLIRQLKPSTFEDIVALVALFRPGPLGSGMHIDFVNRKHGLEQVKYPHPMLEPILRPTYGTILYQEQVMQIAQVMAGYSLGGADLLRRAMGKKKKEVMDEQRAIFVAGAVKNGIDEEKANSIFDLMQEFAKYGFNKSHSAAYALVSFQTAWLKAHYPAAFLAAVMSSEMDNTDKVVIYVDDARSRGITVLPPDINRGQYQFSVKDEKTILYGLGAIKGVGQAAIDAIVSERDQNGPYRDLYDFCARIDLRKVNRRTLEALIKGGAMDCLGHHRAELMANLDEAIMAAEQKERDLAIGQSDLFGGPLPGAEQVARHMKKVKPWPEKYRLAMEKETLGLYLTGHPFTRFEKELEPMLSYRLRDVAPTKKGETVTVAGLVMAVNVKRTKATGDAFGIVLLDDKTGRLEVMVGRNLYDQYAAFLVKDKVIIVNGAVWPDRQEPDRYVLQAQSLWNLETFRSERMSHIALYVDLTKSPSDMQIKLKQQLAPYQGGTTPISLHVRTELAEAVIDCGENWHVVPSDDLITRLEELLGKENVICVY